From a region of the SAR202 cluster bacterium genome:
- the pheS gene encoding phenylalanine--tRNA ligase subunit alpha, translating into MTETAGAGAVEQLRAQAIKELEAAGSIEEVERWRVGYLGRSGKVTQVLRGLGGLSPEERRSVGAAANQVKAALEEALAAREKAVRETELVSRVERERIDVTLPGWPVPHGGLHPTTRMLREICEAFRGMGFAVEEGPEIEWDRYNFDALNIPKDHPARDMWDTLWIDHTDEAGYRPMLLRTHTSPMQARIMEKQQPPIRVVIPGKCYRYEATDATHEWHFYQIEGLVVDKGVTFADLKGTLFEFARRIFGEDRQVRFRCDYFPFVEPGVDMAISNFKVNGVRPIKRDQDWLEIMGAGMVHPNVLRGVGYDPEVYTGFAFGMGVERIAMLKYGIDDIRHFYSNDMRFLKQF; encoded by the coding sequence GTGACTGAGACCGCTGGCGCAGGCGCCGTTGAGCAGCTCCGGGCACAGGCCATCAAAGAGCTTGAAGCAGCCGGGAGCATCGAAGAAGTCGAACGCTGGAGGGTTGGGTACCTCGGCCGGAGCGGCAAGGTCACACAGGTGCTGCGGGGCCTCGGGGGCCTCTCGCCCGAAGAGCGCCGGTCCGTGGGCGCCGCCGCCAACCAGGTGAAGGCCGCCCTTGAAGAGGCGCTGGCCGCCCGCGAGAAGGCCGTCCGCGAGACGGAGCTTGTCAGCAGGGTAGAGCGCGAGCGGATAGACGTTACTCTCCCCGGCTGGCCGGTGCCCCACGGCGGGCTCCACCCCACCACGCGCATGCTCCGCGAAATCTGCGAGGCGTTCCGCGGAATGGGCTTCGCGGTGGAGGAAGGCCCCGAGATTGAGTGGGACCGCTACAACTTCGACGCGCTGAATATCCCCAAGGACCATCCCGCCCGCGACATGTGGGACACCCTCTGGATCGACCACACGGACGAGGCGGGCTACCGGCCCATGCTTCTGCGGACGCACACATCGCCCATGCAGGCGCGCATCATGGAGAAGCAGCAGCCTCCCATCCGCGTAGTGATCCCTGGCAAGTGCTACCGCTACGAGGCCACGGACGCCACGCACGAATGGCACTTCTACCAGATCGAAGGGCTGGTCGTCGACAAGGGCGTGACCTTCGCCGACCTCAAGGGCACGCTGTTCGAGTTCGCGCGCCGCATATTCGGCGAGGACCGGCAGGTGCGCTTCCGGTGCGACTACTTCCCGTTCGTTGAGCCCGGCGTGGACATGGCTATCTCCAACTTCAAGGTCAACGGCGTCCGCCCCATCAAGCGCGACCAGGACTGGCTGGAGATCATGGGCGCCGGCATGGTGCACCCGAACGTGCTGCGCGGCGTGGGCTACGACCCCGAGGTGTACACCGGCTTCGCATTCGGCATGGGAGTGGAGCGCATCGCGATGCTCAAGTACGGCATCGATGATATTCGCCACTTCTACTCCAACGACATGCGTTTCCTGAAGCAGTTTT
- a CDS encoding deoxyguanosinetriphosphate triphosphohydrolase, protein MNIPESVRNRLEAREETLSPYASRSRNSTRERHDEPSLIRTEFQRDRDRIIHTKAFRRLKHKTQVFIAPLGDHFVTRLTHTLEVSQIGRTIARALNLNEDLTEAMTLGHDLGHTPFGHIGEDELAKLHPDGFRHAQQSLRIIEHLEKDGLGLNLTGEVRHGIANHSKPKGDFLGITLPEGLSLEGQICRIADAVAYLNHDIGDAVRAGVLQETSLPAAAVRVLGTRHSQRIDTMVTDIVATSWAATGEDGVSSGERPVITMSPRVRDAVMAMRDFMFERVYMPEDTTEEGRTARAIIRLLYRYFEDNPGLIPAEYGTHDRAIVDHIASMTDLYALRLAEQIQPGIAKGLSRAIA, encoded by the coding sequence GTGAACATCCCGGAGTCCGTCCGAAACAGGCTTGAAGCGAGGGAGGAGACCCTCTCCCCTTACGCTTCGAGATCGCGCAACAGCACGCGGGAACGGCATGACGAGCCGTCCCTGATACGCACCGAATTCCAGCGAGACCGCGACCGGATCATCCATACGAAGGCTTTCCGGCGGTTGAAGCACAAGACGCAGGTCTTCATCGCCCCGCTCGGGGACCACTTCGTCACACGGCTGACGCATACGCTGGAAGTATCGCAGATCGGCCGGACGATTGCGCGGGCGCTTAACCTCAACGAGGACCTCACCGAGGCGATGACCCTGGGCCACGACCTCGGTCACACGCCCTTCGGGCACATCGGCGAGGACGAGCTTGCGAAGCTCCACCCGGACGGCTTCCGCCACGCTCAGCAGAGCCTCAGGATTATCGAGCACCTGGAGAAGGACGGGCTGGGCCTTAACCTTACGGGCGAGGTCCGCCACGGAATTGCCAACCACTCGAAGCCAAAGGGCGACTTCCTGGGCATCACCCTGCCGGAAGGGCTATCGCTGGAGGGGCAGATCTGCCGCATCGCGGACGCCGTCGCGTACCTGAACCACGACATCGGCGACGCCGTGCGCGCCGGCGTGCTGCAGGAGACCAGCCTTCCTGCCGCCGCCGTGAGAGTGCTGGGGACACGCCATTCTCAGCGCATCGACACGATGGTAACGGACATCGTAGCCACATCCTGGGCGGCGACGGGCGAGGACGGTGTCTCCTCCGGCGAGCGGCCCGTGATCACGATGAGCCCGCGCGTCCGCGATGCCGTGATGGCAATGAGGGACTTCATGTTCGAGCGCGTATACATGCCGGAGGACACGACGGAGGAAGGCAGGACCGCGCGCGCCATCATCCGCCTGCTCTACCGGTATTTCGAGGACAACCCGGGGCTTATCCCGGCCGAGTACGGCACGCACGACCGCGCCATCGTGGACCACATCGCCAGCATGACGGACCTGTACGCGCTCCGCCTGGCTGAGCAGATACAGCCCGGTATCGCAAAAGGCCTGAGCCGCGCAATTGCATAG
- a CDS encoding DNA primase, giving the protein MSAVDEIKARLDIVDVIGGYVQLQKAGRNFKARCPFHNEKTPSFIVNPERQSWHCFGQCGVGGDVLGFVMRQEKLDFGETVKFLAQKTGVVLQDKRTTSRNDFLYRVNQEAARFYQQVLASPEGQEARDYIAKRGVNAQIAEAFQLGMSPRGRDKLKSHLFSLGFNLDYAIEAGLLRRSDDGNVRDFFWGRLMFPIHDREGRPIGFGGRTLDGSEPKYLNTAATPVFDKRATLYGLHKAAAGIKQAGVAVIVEGYMDAMTAHQYGFSNVVASMGTALTEYQVALLKGMAKRFVQALDPDTAGQEATRRSLDEVYRISEHRQLGQKAQFELRIAVLPPGIDPDEVIKRDTKEWERAVAEAVEYMDFYIGAMARRHDLATPEGKALAAEALAPLIAAAEDPIAQEKYFNLAAKTIGVSAAALQAYMGRARQDARRRPGTESRRPRAGTTSLTPFINDRRDPLEEFILALVLSRPDLREKARETSPEFFRMSENREVFTCWQRCNRIEEVAGSLDITLHDHLARLGRIDITPDGGSAELALTQSLKRLELRYLQEHQEDLLASEDMTAPPPREIEEAITRLNARMKELFSQRN; this is encoded by the coding sequence ATGTCAGCAGTTGATGAAATAAAGGCCCGCCTGGACATCGTGGATGTCATCGGCGGTTACGTCCAGCTACAGAAAGCCGGGCGCAACTTCAAGGCGCGCTGCCCCTTCCACAACGAAAAGACCCCCTCCTTCATCGTCAACCCGGAGCGCCAGTCCTGGCACTGCTTCGGCCAGTGCGGCGTCGGCGGCGATGTCCTCGGCTTTGTCATGCGGCAGGAGAAGCTGGACTTCGGCGAAACGGTCAAATTCCTGGCGCAGAAGACCGGCGTCGTCCTCCAGGACAAGCGCACCACCAGCCGCAACGACTTTCTCTATCGCGTGAACCAGGAGGCGGCGCGCTTCTACCAGCAGGTGCTCGCCTCGCCCGAGGGGCAGGAGGCGCGCGATTACATTGCCAAGCGCGGCGTGAACGCGCAGATCGCCGAGGCGTTCCAGCTTGGAATGAGCCCGCGCGGTCGCGACAAACTGAAGTCTCACCTCTTCTCGCTGGGCTTCAACCTGGACTACGCGATCGAGGCCGGCCTGCTCCGACGGAGCGACGACGGCAACGTGCGGGACTTCTTCTGGGGACGCCTCATGTTCCCCATCCACGACCGCGAGGGGCGGCCGATCGGCTTCGGCGGGCGCACGCTGGACGGCTCGGAACCCAAGTACCTTAATACCGCTGCCACGCCCGTGTTCGACAAGCGCGCGACCCTGTACGGGCTCCACAAGGCAGCCGCCGGCATTAAACAGGCCGGCGTGGCCGTGATAGTTGAAGGGTACATGGATGCGATGACCGCGCACCAGTACGGCTTCAGCAACGTCGTTGCCTCCATGGGCACTGCCCTCACCGAGTACCAGGTGGCGCTGCTGAAGGGCATGGCAAAGAGGTTCGTCCAGGCGCTCGACCCGGATACCGCCGGGCAGGAAGCGACGCGGCGCAGCCTGGACGAGGTGTACCGCATTTCCGAGCACCGGCAGCTGGGCCAGAAGGCGCAGTTCGAGCTTCGCATCGCAGTCCTGCCGCCCGGAATTGACCCTGACGAGGTAATAAAGCGCGATACAAAGGAGTGGGAGCGGGCGGTAGCCGAGGCCGTGGAGTATATGGACTTCTACATCGGCGCGATGGCACGCAGGCACGATCTGGCCACGCCGGAGGGCAAGGCGCTGGCTGCAGAGGCCCTGGCGCCGCTGATAGCCGCTGCGGAAGACCCCATAGCGCAGGAGAAGTACTTCAACCTCGCCGCAAAGACCATCGGCGTGAGCGCCGCTGCGCTGCAGGCCTACATGGGACGCGCGAGGCAAGACGCGCGCCGCAGGCCGGGCACAGAGTCCCGTCGGCCGCGGGCGGGGACCACCAGCCTCACGCCGTTCATCAACGACCGGCGCGACCCCCTCGAAGAGTTCATACTCGCACTTGTCCTTAGCCGTCCTGACCTGCGGGAAAAGGCGCGGGAAACGTCTCCGGAATTCTTCAGAATGTCGGAAAACCGCGAGGTATTTACCTGTTGGCAACGCTGCAATAGAATAGAAGAAGTCGCCGGCAGTCTGGATATCACCCTGCACGATCATCTGGCCCGCCTGGGCCGGATCGACATTACCCCCGATGGCGGCTCGGCGGAGCTGGCATTAACCCAGTCCCTCAAGCGGTTGGAGCTTCGTTACCTTCAGGAGCATCAGGAAGACCTTCTGGCATCCGAAGACATGACAGCGCCCCCTCCCAGAGAGATCGAGGAAGCAATCACCAGGTTAAATGCCCGCATGAAAGAGCTCTTCTCCCAACGCAACTGA